In Colletotrichum destructivum chromosome 8, complete sequence, the following proteins share a genomic window:
- a CDS encoding Putative amidase signature domain-containing protein produces MVYPLDYLQHRRDCQFKQSERADRIRRLTAYHGPFTAQDRQILDRPIEELVQDVHKTILKPIDILKTYGKVALRAHERTNCLTEVMIADAETWVDDGSIDMKGPLAGIPVSLKDTIVVGGYDTTVGFSSFVGNKTPTDGPVVRLLKDAGAVPYVKTNLPITLLSFESTNDVWGRCTNPHNARYSPGGSTGGESALLAMGGRIGIGSDVAGSVRAPAHFSGCYSLRCSTGRWPKLGFCTSMPGQEGVPSVYSPMARTLDDLRYFTRAVVGMRPWEYDYSVHPMPWKADVEEDWRAKPRLRVGVMRTDGVVDPSPACRRALEMVEDALRREGHEIVEIDPPSPYEGLQIASLALNADGCRTFATFFRAGEWNDPGAARMKSLMDLAAPLRYLYYLWVKYVRRDDIWAGLVRDWRPQSASENWKLVARREAYRARWFSWWDSAGVDFLITPPNATPAVPHDGMRDAVSSCGYTFLFNLLDYTAGVIPVTHVDKQLDQLPGNFNIRKLNGVAQGAYKLYDAGDMHGLPVGVQVVGRRLEEEKVLSIMKRVEDALGDDKYTLLEID; encoded by the exons ATGGTCTACCCATTGGACTATCTCCAACACCGTCGTGACTG CCAATTCAAGCAGTCTGAACGCGCGGACAGGATCCGTCGCCTCACGGCGTACCATGGCCCCTTCACGGCCCAAGACCGCCAGATCCTGGACCGACCtatcgaggagctcgtccAGGACGTCCACAAGACGATACTGAAGCCTATCGACATCCTCAAGACGTACGGCAAGGTCGCTCTCAGGGCCCATGAGCGCACCAACTGCCTCACCGAGGTTATGAtagccgacgccgagacgtGGGTCGACGATGGCTCCATCGACATGAAGGGCCCGCTTGCCGGCATCCCCGTGAGCCTCAAGGACACCATAGTCGTCGGCGGCTATGACACCACCGTCGGCTTCAGCAGCTTCGTCGGTAACAAGACCCCCACCGACGGGCCTGTCGTGCGCCTCCtcaaggacgccggcgccgtgcccTACGTCAAAACGAACCTGCCCATCACCCTCCTCAGTTTCGAGTCCACCAACGACGTCTGGGGCCGCTGCACGAACCCGCACAACGCCCGCTACTCCCCCGGCGGctccaccggcggcgagagcgcCCTGCTCGCCATGGGTGGccgcatcggcatcggcagcGACGTCGCCGGGAGCGTGAGAGCCCCCGCCCATTTCTCCGGCTGCTACAGCCTGCGCTGCTCGACGGGCCGCTGGCCGAAGTTGGGCTTCTGCACGAGCATGCCCGGCCAGGAGGGCGTGCCGTCCGTCTACAGCCCCATGGCCCgcaccctcgacgacctgcgcTACTTCACCCGCGCTGTCGTCGGCATGCGGCCGTGGGAGTACGACTATAGCGTGCACCCGATGCCGTGgaaggccgacgtcgaggaggactGGCGGGCGAAGCCACGACTGCGCGTGGGCGTCATGCgcaccgacggcgtcgtcgacccgAGCCCGGCGTGCCGACGCGCGCTGGAGATGGTCGAGGACGCGCTGCGCCGCGAGGGCCACGAGATCGTTGAGATCGacccgccgtcgccgtacGAGGGCCTTCAGATCGCGTCACTGGCGCTCAACGCTGACGGGTGCCGGACGTTCGCCACCTTTTTCCGCGCGGGTGAATGGAACGACCCGGGCGCCGCGCGGATGAAGTCCCTGATGGACCTCGCGGCCCCGCTGCGGTACCTGTACTACCTATGGGTGAAATACGTCCGGCGGGACGACATTTGGGCTGGACTCGTGAGGGACTGGCGCCCGCAGAGTGCCTCCGAGAACTGGAAGCtggtggcgaggagggaggccTACCGGGCGCGGTGGTTCAGCTGGTGGGACTCAGCCGGGGTGGATTTCCTCATCACGCCCCCGAACGCGACGCCCGCCGTGCCGCACGATGGGATGAGGGACGCTGTGAGCAGCTGCGGATACACATTTCTCTTCAATCTG CTCGATTAcaccgccggcgtcatcCCCGTGACGCACGTCGACAAGCAGCTGGACCAGCTTCCCGGCAACTTCAACATCAGGAAGCTCAACGGCGTAGCCCAGGGTGCGTACAAGCTGTACGACGCGGGCGACATGCACGGCCTGCCTGTCGGCGTTCAGGTCGTCGGCAggaggctggaggaggagaaggtgtTGTCCATCATGAAGAGGGTCGAGGACGCCCTGGGTGACGACAAGTACACGCTATTGGAGATTGACTAA
- a CDS encoding Putative major facilitator superfamily, MFS transporter superfamily produces the protein MQACQQKVPGSGLSSQSDLGLSWTPDVHVHPRDWGRARKIYDTCIVVFIEFFTTMISTAGSPVANHLYPELGVSPIVATCIFVSTYLIGQTIGGVIFPPWSESFGRKKLYVISTALYCLSCILVARVPNVPGIVTGRFIGGFFSAIPTIVATGSIEDLWDSNARVWWVFWWALVANLGLLSGPVVGELIMGQFDWTWVFYMAAIVTSIVTLLFLTIKESRPSVVLAKAEKFPDVHSWSRRRGLRNKLKIPKHEKLDLVRPLRLFFTEPIVFLVAVISAIAFGLVYLFTEVLPMVYTEIGFEDGWRNIPFLALAVGMLLSIITRIYDRRFLAKRLATSSPVSPESKFTGFFIGAPLLAGGLWWFAWTIPPRVTSVHWVVPTVALVPIGYAVNEFDYVLAGYLTDCYQTYSASAFAALALVRSLSCATFPLFGRALFDSLDFNIASSVFGALATVLCVVPPLLFVFGQRLRESSAFANK, from the exons ATGCAAGCCTGTCAACAGAAAGTTCCAGGATCGGGTCTGAGCTCCCAGTCTGACTTGGGTCTTTCTTGGACGCCCGATGTACACGTTCACCCCCGAGACTGGGGGCGGGCGCGGAAAATCTACGATACGTGCATAGTGGTTTTCATCGAGTTCTTCAC GACAATGATTAGTACTGCAGGA TCACCCGTCGCCAATCACTTATATCCGGAGCTTGGCGTCAGCCCAATCGTAGCTACTTGTATCTTTGTGTCAAC TTACCTCATTGGGCAAACCATTGGAGGCGTCATCTTTCCTCCTTGGTCAGAATCTTTTGGCCGGAAGAAACTCTATGTGATAAGCACCGCGTTATACTGCTTATCCTGCATCCTCGTTGCCAGAGTACCGAATGTTCCTGGCATCGTTACGGGCCGATTTATTGGGGGGTTCTTTTCCGCCATCCCTACCATCGTTGCCACAGGAAGCATCGAAGACCTTTGGGACTCAAATGCCCGCGTCTGGTGGGTATTCTGGTGGGCTTTGGTGGCCAACCTTGGATTGCTCAGCGGCCCGGTTGTGGGTGAACTCATTATGGGCCAATTTGATTG GACTTGGGTCTTCTACATGGCAGCTATTGTGACCAGCATTGTGACGCTGCTCTTTCTTACGATTAAGGAGTCGCGCCCCTCGGTTGTGTTAGCCAAAGCCGAGAAGTTTCCCGATGTCCACTCCTGGtcaagacgacgaggctTGAGAAACAAGCTGAAGATCCCCAAGCACGAGAaactcgacctcgtccgacCCCTACGTCTCTTCTTCACGGAACCGATTGTCTTCCTGGTTGCCGTCATCAGCGCGATCGCGTTTGGCCTCGTCTACTTGTTCACCGAAGTTTTACCGATGGTTTACACGGAGATCGGCTTCGAAGACGGCTGGAGAAACATACCCTTCCTAGCTCTCGCAGTTGGCATGCTTTTGAGCATAATCACACGCATCTACGACCGTCGCTTTCTTGCTAAAAGGTTGGCGACATCTTCGCCTGTGTCCCCAGAGTCCAAATTCACAGGTTTCTTCATCGGGGCACCGTTACTAGCCGGAGGTCTCTGGTGGTTTGCATGGACAATCCCTCCGCGGGTGACTTCAGTCCACTGGGTCGTGCCGACGGTGGCACTCGTACCCATTGGATATGCGGTCAACGAGTTCGATTACGTGCTGGCTGGCTACCTTACCGACTGTTACCAAACCTACTCGGCCAGCGCCTTTGCAGCCTTGGCACTTGTTCGTTCACTTTCTTGCGCAACGTTTCCGCTGTTCGGGAGGGCATTGTTCGACTCTCTAGACTTCAACATAGCGTCGTCTGTATTTGGTGCGTTGGCGACGGTGCTTTGCGTTGTACCGCCGTTGCTATTTGTATTTGGACAGAGGTTAAGAGAGTCAAGTGCATTTGCAAACAAATAA
- a CDS encoding Putative DAHP synthetase, class II, aldolase-type TIM barrel translates to MSSSDWSPDSWRSKPIKQAPGYPDEAALNKSVKELSRLPPIVHPKEIVALKQHLRDVALGEAFLLQGGDCAELFDYCEPNAIESKIKLLLQMSLVLVWGADKRVVRIGRMAGQYAKPRSSPTEMVNGVELPSFRGDILNGFQVDERDIDPQRLVKAYQYSSATLNYVRACLSSGIADLHRPLDWGLGHVRDPELKRKYSEAVLSLTDMLRFLHTIGADRSDKLDTVDLFTSHEGLLLEYEQPLTRLLETPAPRPTTNGARSGANGSANGNGNGSATAAETKKEYYDTSAHFLWIGDRTRQIDGAHVEFFRGIANPIGIKVGPTTPTDDLLALLRTLNPDCEPGKITLITRYGAAKVRSLLPAHIRAVEDSEYHRCVVWQCDPMHGNTLSTGSGIKTRRFRDIFEELQETLRIHKEQGSYLGGVHLELTGDAVTECLGGSEGLDEDDLSTNYTSFCDPRLNEKQALELAFLIADHYRNERRPVS, encoded by the exons ATGTCTTCCTCCGACTGGTCGCCCGACTCCTGGCGGTCGAAACCCATCAAGCAGGCGCCGGGCTACCCAGACGAGGCTGCGCTCAACAAGTCAGTCAAGGAGCTTTCACGTCTCCCGCCCATCGTTCACCCCAAGGAGATCGTCGCCCTGAAACAGCATCTCCGCGATGTGGCACTCGGCGAGGCCTTCCTGCTGCAGGGCGGTGACTGCGCCGAGCTCTTTGACTACTGCGAGCCCAACGCCATTGAGTCCAAAATCAAGCTGCTCTTGCAGATGAGTCTGGTTCTCGTCTGGGGCGCCGACAAGCGCGTCGTGCGCATTGGACGTATGGCCGGTCAGTACGcgaagccgaggtcgagcccgACTGAGATGGTCAACGGGGTGGAGCTTCCGTCGTTCAGAGGAGACATTCTCAACGGCTTCCAAGTCGATGAACGCGACATCGACCCTCAGAGACTCGTCAA GGCTTACCAATACTCGTCCGCGACTCTTAACTACGTCAGAGCTTGCCTCTCGTCAGGCATTGCGGATCTCCACAGGCCGCTGGACTGGGGCCTAGGTCATGTCCGGGATCCTGAACTGAAGAGAAAGTACTCCGAGGCTGTCCTCTCCCTCACTGATATGCTTCGCTTCCTCCACACGATCGGAGCCGACAGGAGTGACAAGCTCGACACTGTCGATCTATTCACGAGCCACGAGGGCCTGCTCCTAGAGTACGAGCAGCCGCTGACCCGCCTGCTGgagacgccggcgccgcgccCCACTACTAACGGCGCCCGGagcggcgccaacggcagcgccaacggcaacggcaacggcagtgccaccgccgccgagacgaagaaggagtATTACGACACGTCGGCCCATTTCCTCTGGATCGGCGACCGCACGCGCCAGATCGACGGCGCCCACGTTGAGTTCTTCCGCGGCATCGCCAACCCTATCGGCATCAAGGTCGGCcccacgacgccgacggatGACCTGCTCGCGCTGCTGCGCACGCTCAACCCGGACTGCGAGCCTGGAAAAATCACACTCATCACGCGCTACGGAGCCGCCAAGGTGCGCTCGTTGCTGCCGGCACacatccgcgccgtcgaggacagcGAGTACCATCGCTGTGTCGTCTGGCAGTGCGATCCCATGCATGGCAACACGTTGTCGACGGGCAGCGGCATCAAAACGCGCCGCTTCCGCGACATCTTTGAGGAGCTTCAGGAGACGCTGCGCATACACAAGGAGCAGGGCAGCtacctcggcggcgtgcaCCTCGAGCTcaccggcgacgccgtcaccGAGTGTCTGGGTGGGAGCGAGGGCCTCGATGAAGACGACCTGTCGACCAACTACACGAGCTTCTGCGACCCGAGACTAAACGAGAAGCAGGCGCTCGAGTTGGCTTTTCTGATTGCGGATCACTACAGGAACGAGAGGCGGCCGGTTTCGTGA
- a CDS encoding Putative nascent polypeptide-associated complex subunit alpha-like, UBA domain-containing protein, with amino-acid sequence MSEQQPPAGDVEEEVQPAKSAEDRKAASALASLDATGDAEGSTQVDAEAAQKAIQGLGGATAAKKEVKNVKVDAADVSLLVDELELTKPKATELLKANDGDAVKAMKAYLRS; translated from the exons ATGTCCGAGCAGCAACCCCCCGCCGgtgacgtcgaggaggaggtccAGCCCGCCAAGTCCGCCGAGGACCGCAAAGCCGCGTCCGCCCTCGCCAGTCTCGATGCTACCGGTGACGCCGAGGGTAGCACccaggtcgacgccgaagccgcccaGAAGGCCATTCAGGGCCTGGGCGGTGCCACCGCAGCCAAGAAGGAGGTCAAGAACGTTAAGGTCGACGCTGCCGACGTTTCGCTGCTG GTCGACGAACTCGAGCTCACCAAGCCCAAGGCTACCGAACTTCTCAAGGCCAACGACGGAGATGCGGTCAAGGCGATGAAGGCGTATCTGCGTTCATGA